The Pseudofrankia inefficax genome window below encodes:
- a CDS encoding cupin domain-containing protein — MPTFIEKPTIIEAAGNLPKIIREYVGQVNSGTPGVSIAHMTAPGGWEEPGQRPEFDEYTVVLRGVVTVEHEGGRVEVGAGQAIHTAAGEWVRYSTLGADGADYISVCLPAFAPDTAHRDD, encoded by the coding sequence ATGCCCACCTTCATCGAGAAGCCGACCATCATCGAAGCAGCCGGCAACCTCCCGAAGATCATCCGCGAGTACGTCGGGCAGGTGAACAGCGGGACGCCCGGCGTGAGCATCGCGCACATGACCGCTCCGGGCGGCTGGGAGGAGCCGGGGCAGCGCCCCGAGTTCGACGAGTACACCGTGGTGCTGCGCGGCGTCGTCACCGTCGAGCACGAGGGCGGGCGGGTGGAGGTCGGTGCCGGCCAGGCCATCCACACCGCGGCGGGCGAGTGGGTCCGCTACAGCACGCTGGGCGCGGACGGCGCCGACTACATCTCGGTCTGCCTACCCGCGTTCGCGCCCGACACCGCCCACCGGGACGACTGA
- a CDS encoding MerR family transcriptional regulator translates to MSNTQSIPSAPGAGGEVYQIGDVADKVTLSLRTTRFYAEAGILAAVGEDGTGTPLYDDEAVDRLLLIKKMKPLGFALEEMRALIDLRDEATSADAAPERRAELLERLETWIALGEEKLRSLEEQVRIAESFLGVLHDDAHRARRAAD, encoded by the coding sequence TTGTCCAACACCCAAAGCATCCCGTCCGCCCCCGGTGCTGGGGGCGAGGTCTACCAGATCGGTGACGTGGCGGACAAGGTCACCCTGTCGCTGCGCACCACCCGCTTCTATGCCGAGGCCGGGATCCTCGCCGCCGTCGGCGAGGACGGGACGGGCACACCGCTGTACGACGACGAGGCGGTCGACCGGCTGCTGCTCATCAAGAAGATGAAGCCGCTCGGCTTCGCCCTCGAGGAAATGCGAGCACTCATCGACCTTCGCGACGAGGCGACCAGCGCTGATGCCGCCCCGGAACGGCGCGCCGAGCTCCTCGAGCGGCTGGAGACCTGGATCGCCCTCGGCGAGGAGAAGCTGCGTTCCCTCGAGGAGCAGGTCCGCATCGCCGAGTCGTTCCTGGGCGTCCTGCACGACGACGCCCACCGCGCCCGCCGCGCCGCCGACTAG
- a CDS encoding MerR family transcriptional regulator yields the protein MAAEAPPVLQIGDVARQVGLSLRTVRFYEEAGLLTPVGRTQGGFRLYDEDALDRLLLIKRMKPLGFTLEEMRSLLAVRDELRLPGLTAERRHELRERLRTWAALAEQKLADLRARAGIAADFVAGLHDDATRDPSSPAIAPIRDDDPGDGQEAVTERT from the coding sequence GTGGCCGCTGAGGCACCACCGGTCCTCCAGATCGGGGACGTCGCCCGCCAGGTTGGGCTGTCGCTGCGCACCGTCCGGTTCTACGAGGAGGCCGGGCTGCTGACCCCGGTCGGGCGGACCCAGGGCGGCTTCCGGCTCTACGACGAGGATGCCCTCGACCGGCTGCTACTGATCAAGCGGATGAAGCCGCTCGGGTTCACTCTCGAGGAGATGCGGTCGCTGCTGGCCGTCCGCGATGAGCTGCGGCTGCCGGGCCTGACCGCCGAACGCCGCCACGAGCTGCGGGAGCGCCTGCGGACCTGGGCTGCGCTGGCCGAGCAGAAGCTCGCCGACCTGCGAGCCCGCGCCGGCATCGCGGCCGACTTCGTCGCCGGCCTGCATGACGACGCGACCCGTGATCCCAGCTCCCCCGCGATCGCGCCGATCCGGGATGACGACCCCGGCGACGGCCAGGAGGCGGTCACCGAACGGACCTGA
- a CDS encoding WD40 repeat domain-containing protein gives MPAPAPPPSSAPEPVQDASSETAVTEIPPTQPPSAPPAKPARARATRTRANTRAKSTTSTTEAAATQDAATQAAPAPPAPPAPPAAQDTMPEPVETRSSSVGSTGSGDLGEFLRFLIPDDPTTGPVPIPPPAPDTGPMLLPPIDGPFATAAVTAPTAIPGDAPTRTRAAGADTTTRRSPATSGTATGETATEMSEAPTSVSEGAAGDDDPGRASPGAESPEEDASQEEPDAFAVVGVLPGPGRRRWAWARWLRVRWAWLLLWPVALIWSLVPGRRPALRWSLAPHTEPKPEGPRRLRWFFERGWRRSPRWSRPPRVSVLPGWARNRVDVTSPVYAVAFSPDARRLATASGNGAIRLWNITDPTTPRQRWTIRTRFAAGPAVAFSPDGAWLATGYDTAHAALWRIDRAGAPVPRALLDHPGGLTGLHFSADGRRLVGTFAGESARVWDVTVPSRPRVLGRAGDRRAARGAATFPDGRWLATVGERVEFWDVSSAPVRRTHLTAGEGPLFGVAVAPDGQTLAVGRNDGAVDLWHTVDPSAPAPRASIDAHSGWVTMVEFGSDGRWLATVSADQVALWDLTDPTVPVGRLRARLPVTAVAFSPARGLLAVASLDGSVNLLRPTAAIELSPAEPDLVPIRLADPDGLEDLRDPANAPAIPLPGERPSSKTTAQGAAFGVLSIWLGLALALSPHMTLVQALTIVIPAALGLLMVVFWWPAVLGPDRGDTSEDDSQPPTTDLPGTTSPGPVSTTGPIAGPLPIKGPATGPIRTTRPLPPTGPRTGPLPRTGPRTGPLPKTGPRTGPIPTTGPRTGPIPTTGPKTGPIPTTGPKTGPIPTTGPKTGPIPTAGPRTGPIPTAGPKTGPIPTAGPRTGPIPTAGPKTGPIPTAGPKTGPIPTTGPRAGSAPYAGPRTVPLPQTGPLSTGPGTRPLPTAAPRTGTRPGGPGPGADRADRVAGSATEPATGSTDGTSDGATASDGPASP, from the coding sequence GTGCCCGCTCCCGCACCGCCGCCCTCGTCGGCGCCCGAGCCCGTCCAGGACGCATCTTCCGAGACCGCCGTGACCGAGATCCCGCCGACGCAACCACCGTCGGCTCCGCCGGCCAAGCCGGCCCGGGCCAGGGCGACCCGCACGCGGGCCAACACGCGGGCCAAGTCGACGACGAGCACCACCGAAGCCGCGGCCACGCAAGACGCCGCGACGCAGGCCGCGCCGGCACCGCCGGCGCCGCCGGCGCCGCCGGCCGCCCAGGACACCATGCCGGAACCGGTCGAGACCAGAAGCTCGTCGGTCGGCTCCACCGGCAGCGGGGATCTCGGTGAGTTCCTCCGTTTCCTGATCCCGGACGACCCCACGACGGGGCCGGTCCCGATCCCGCCGCCCGCGCCCGACACGGGGCCGATGCTGCTGCCGCCGATCGACGGGCCGTTCGCCACCGCCGCGGTGACCGCGCCGACCGCCATACCCGGCGACGCGCCGACCCGCACGCGGGCCGCTGGCGCCGACACCACGACCAGGCGCTCTCCGGCCACGAGCGGCACGGCGACGGGCGAGACGGCCACGGAGATGTCGGAAGCGCCCACCTCGGTAAGCGAGGGCGCCGCCGGGGACGACGACCCCGGCAGGGCCAGCCCGGGCGCCGAGAGCCCCGAAGAGGACGCGTCCCAGGAGGAACCGGACGCCTTCGCGGTCGTCGGGGTGCTGCCCGGTCCGGGTCGCCGCCGGTGGGCCTGGGCCCGATGGCTGCGGGTGCGGTGGGCGTGGCTGCTCCTCTGGCCGGTCGCCCTGATCTGGTCGCTGGTGCCGGGCCGGCGCCCGGCGCTGCGCTGGTCGCTGGCCCCGCACACCGAGCCGAAGCCGGAGGGGCCCCGACGGCTGCGCTGGTTCTTCGAGCGCGGCTGGCGACGGTCGCCCCGCTGGTCGCGCCCGCCGCGCGTGTCGGTCCTGCCGGGCTGGGCCAGGAACCGCGTCGACGTGACCTCGCCCGTGTACGCCGTCGCGTTCTCGCCGGACGCGCGACGGCTGGCGACGGCGAGCGGGAACGGTGCCATCCGCCTGTGGAACATCACCGACCCGACCACGCCCCGGCAGCGCTGGACGATCAGAACCCGGTTCGCCGCCGGGCCGGCGGTGGCGTTCTCCCCCGACGGGGCCTGGCTCGCCACCGGCTACGACACCGCGCACGCCGCGCTCTGGCGGATCGACCGGGCGGGCGCGCCGGTGCCCCGGGCGCTGCTCGACCACCCCGGCGGGCTGACCGGCCTGCACTTCTCGGCCGACGGGCGCCGGCTGGTCGGCACGTTCGCCGGCGAGTCCGCCCGGGTCTGGGACGTCACCGTCCCGAGCCGGCCCCGCGTCCTCGGGCGCGCCGGTGACCGGCGGGCGGCGCGCGGCGCGGCGACGTTCCCGGACGGCCGCTGGCTCGCGACGGTCGGCGAGCGGGTCGAGTTCTGGGATGTCTCCTCGGCGCCGGTCCGCCGTACGCACCTGACCGCCGGCGAGGGTCCGCTGTTCGGTGTCGCGGTCGCGCCGGACGGCCAGACGCTCGCGGTGGGGCGCAACGACGGCGCCGTCGACCTCTGGCACACGGTCGACCCGTCGGCGCCGGCGCCACGGGCCTCGATCGACGCGCACTCCGGCTGGGTGACCATGGTCGAGTTCGGCTCGGACGGGCGGTGGCTGGCGACTGTCAGCGCCGATCAGGTCGCGCTGTGGGACCTGACCGACCCGACGGTCCCGGTCGGCCGGCTGCGGGCGCGGCTGCCGGTCACCGCGGTGGCCTTCTCCCCGGCCCGCGGGCTGCTCGCCGTCGCGAGCCTGGACGGATCCGTCAATCTGCTGCGCCCGACGGCGGCGATCGAGCTCTCGCCGGCGGAGCCGGATCTCGTGCCGATCAGGCTCGCCGACCCGGACGGTCTCGAGGACCTCCGCGACCCGGCGAACGCACCGGCGATCCCGCTCCCGGGCGAGCGGCCCAGTTCGAAGACCACGGCGCAGGGCGCGGCCTTCGGGGTGCTGTCCATCTGGCTCGGGCTCGCGCTCGCGCTCAGCCCGCATATGACGCTTGTCCAGGCCCTCACGATCGTGATCCCGGCGGCGCTCGGCCTGCTCATGGTCGTCTTCTGGTGGCCGGCCGTCCTCGGGCCAGACCGTGGGGACACCTCCGAAGACGACAGCCAACCCCCGACCACCGACCTGCCCGGGACGACGAGCCCCGGCCCGGTTTCCACGACCGGGCCGATTGCCGGTCCGCTTCCGATCAAGGGGCCAGCCACAGGCCCAATCCGGACGACCAGACCGCTTCCGCCCACCGGACCTCGTACCGGGCCACTCCCCCGGACCGGCCCGCGAACGGGCCCGCTCCCGAAGACCGGCCCCCGGACCGGCCCGATCCCCACCACGGGGCCGAGAACAGGCCCGATCCCCACGACCGGGCCCAAGACCGGACCGATCCCGACCACAGGACCGAAGACCGGACCGATCCCCACGACCGGACCGAAGACCGGACCGATCCCCACCGCGGGGCCGAGAACAGGGCCGATCCCCACCGCAGGACCGAAGACCGGACCGATCCCCACCGCGGGGCCGAGAACAGGGCCGATCCCCACCGCAGGACCGAAGACCGGGCCGATCCCCACCGCGGGGCCCAAGACCGGACCGATCCCGACGACCGGACCTAGGGCTGGGTCAGCTCCGTACGCGGGGCCTCGCACCGTCCCGCTGCCTCAGACCGGGCCGCTCTCGACCGGACCGGGGACGAGGCCGCTCCCGACGGCCGCGCCGAGAACAGGCACGCGACCCGGCGGGCCCGGGCCGGGCGCGGATCGCGCCGACCGGGTCGCCGGCTCGGCCACCGAACCCGCCACGGGATCGACCGACGGGACGTCCGACGGGGCCACCGCGAGTGATGGCCCGGCGAGCCCCTGA
- a CDS encoding ATP-dependent Clp protease proteolytic subunit: MAEGSDEFGLGQQVFQRLLRERIIFLGSAVDDEVANRVCAQLLLLGAEDPRRDIFLYINSPGGVVTAGMAIYDTMQYLDNDVATVALGLSASMGQFLLCAGTPGKRYALPHARIMMHQPSGGIGGTASDIAIQVEQTLHTKRVIQERTAFHTGQTVEQIDRDSDRDRWFTADEARDYGLIDEVVASARAVPAESPFGYRT, from the coding sequence ATGGCCGAGGGGTCGGACGAGTTCGGATTGGGCCAGCAGGTGTTCCAGCGCCTGCTGCGAGAGCGGATCATCTTCCTCGGTTCCGCCGTCGACGACGAGGTCGCGAACAGGGTCTGCGCGCAGTTGCTGCTGCTGGGCGCCGAGGACCCGCGCCGCGACATCTTCCTGTACATCAACTCGCCGGGCGGCGTCGTGACCGCCGGGATGGCGATCTACGACACCATGCAGTACCTGGACAACGACGTCGCGACCGTCGCGCTGGGGCTGTCCGCCTCGATGGGGCAGTTCCTGCTCTGCGCCGGCACCCCGGGCAAGCGGTACGCGCTGCCGCACGCCCGGATCATGATGCACCAGCCGTCCGGCGGCATCGGCGGAACCGCCTCCGACATCGCGATCCAGGTCGAGCAGACGCTGCACACCAAGCGGGTCATCCAGGAGCGCACGGCGTTCCACACCGGCCAGACCGTCGAGCAGATCGACCGCGACTCGGACCGCGACCGCTGGTTCACCGCCGACGAGGCCAGGGACTACGGCCTCATCGACGAGGTCGTCGCCTCCGCCCGTGCCGTCCCGGCGGAGTCTCCCTTCGGCTACCGCACCTGA
- a CDS encoding dipeptidase: MPVAPGPSRTSPTAGLSGRDATAAPAGTPGLSDAVTRELAAEVAGRVRALMPRAIEDLAELVALPSVFDPKTGPSADCVRAADLVAAALRDAGLPDVRLVETPDGSTSVIGHRPASPAAKSGPEGPADGPTVLLYAHYDVQPPGDDTRWDSPPFALTERAGRWYGRGAADCKGNLMAHLTALRAVGDAPAVGIKVIVEGSEEQGTGGLERFVEQHPEVLAADTIVICDSGNVAVGVPTMTTALRGMVSAVVRVTTGTSGMHSGTFGGATPDALLALVAMLATLHNEAGDVTITGLANGGVWDGEAYPEQQLRADAHVLPGVDLLGSGTVADQLWARPALTVIGVEAPPLTGAPSAVQPYAAARLNLRVPPGVDPEAAFELLAAHLRSAAPWHVQVEVELEGFGAPFRASTEGTGYRAMAAAMSLAYGRPVTTAGQGGAIPLCNTFARTYPDAEIMLIGVAEPACLMHAPNESVAPSEIEQIALAEALFLLGYPAGQAARP, translated from the coding sequence ATGCCCGTCGCCCCCGGCCCGTCCCGGACCTCCCCGACCGCCGGCCTGTCCGGCCGAGACGCCACCGCCGCTCCGGCCGGAACCCCGGGGTTGTCCGACGCCGTCACGCGGGAGCTGGCGGCCGAGGTCGCCGGGCGGGTGCGGGCGTTGATGCCGCGAGCGATCGAGGATCTCGCCGAGCTGGTGGCGCTGCCGAGCGTCTTCGACCCGAAGACCGGGCCGTCGGCCGACTGTGTGCGCGCCGCCGACCTCGTGGCGGCCGCGCTGCGGGACGCCGGGCTGCCGGACGTCCGGCTGGTGGAGACGCCGGACGGCTCGACGTCCGTCATCGGTCACCGCCCGGCCAGCCCGGCGGCCAAGAGCGGGCCGGAAGGCCCGGCGGATGGGCCGACGGTCCTGCTCTACGCCCACTACGACGTCCAGCCGCCCGGCGACGACACGCGCTGGGACAGCCCGCCCTTCGCGCTGACCGAGCGGGCGGGCCGCTGGTACGGCCGGGGAGCCGCCGACTGCAAGGGCAACCTGATGGCGCACCTGACGGCGCTGCGCGCGGTCGGGGACGCGCCGGCCGTCGGGATCAAGGTGATCGTCGAAGGCTCCGAGGAACAGGGCACCGGCGGCCTGGAGCGGTTCGTCGAGCAGCACCCGGAGGTGCTCGCCGCCGACACGATCGTGATCTGCGACTCGGGCAACGTCGCCGTCGGAGTGCCGACCATGACGACCGCGCTGCGCGGCATGGTGAGCGCCGTCGTCCGGGTGACGACCGGGACCAGCGGCATGCACAGCGGCACCTTCGGCGGAGCGACGCCGGACGCGCTGCTCGCGCTCGTCGCGATGCTCGCGACGCTGCACAACGAGGCCGGCGACGTCACGATCACCGGTCTGGCCAACGGCGGTGTCTGGGACGGCGAGGCCTACCCCGAACAGCAGCTGCGCGCGGACGCGCACGTCCTGCCCGGGGTTGACCTGCTCGGCAGCGGGACGGTCGCCGACCAGCTGTGGGCCCGCCCGGCACTGACAGTCATCGGTGTCGAGGCGCCGCCGCTGACCGGCGCTCCGTCGGCGGTGCAGCCGTACGCCGCGGCGCGGCTGAACCTGCGGGTTCCGCCCGGGGTCGACCCGGAGGCCGCCTTCGAGCTGCTCGCCGCCCACCTGCGGTCCGCCGCGCCCTGGCACGTCCAGGTCGAGGTAGAGCTGGAGGGGTTCGGCGCGCCGTTCCGCGCGTCGACGGAGGGAACCGGCTACCGGGCGATGGCCGCGGCGATGTCGCTGGCCTACGGCCGGCCGGTCACCACCGCGGGGCAGGGCGGCGCGATCCCGCTGTGCAACACGTTCGCCCGGACCTATCCGGACGCGGAGATCATGCTGATCGGCGTCGCGGAGCCGGCCTGCCTGATGCACGCGCCGAACGAGAGCGTCGCGCCGAGCGAGATCGAACAGATCGCGCTGGCCGAGGCCCTGTTCCTGCTGGGCTACCCAGCCGGCCAGGCGGCGCGGCCGTAG
- a CDS encoding helix-turn-helix domain-containing protein yields MAESGEAPPLLRRLVGDALRGYRTDQGRTLRDVAGAARVSVPYLSEVERGRKEASSEVLAAVCKGLDVRLSDLLEQVRRELLAIEPRPVTAPEPRRPVQGPKAPAHAGAASAATAQGASAARPAAATAPLRRLVVIAPARLTPAQLSRPSEPGPTCQLGASPPMAGPRHSPRPGRHRRRPGSAASGRGAYAPIVPTTSTRRPPRAGGRSTGPGTGLRRRASQACPADGLPVHGVTVPLWRS; encoded by the coding sequence ATGGCCGAGTCGGGCGAGGCGCCTCCGCTGCTGCGCCGGTTGGTCGGGGACGCGCTGCGCGGCTACCGGACGGACCAGGGCCGGACGCTGCGCGACGTCGCCGGCGCCGCCCGGGTGTCCGTGCCCTACCTGTCCGAGGTGGAGCGGGGCCGCAAGGAGGCGTCCTCCGAGGTGCTCGCGGCGGTGTGCAAGGGCCTCGACGTCCGGCTGAGCGACCTGCTCGAACAGGTCCGCCGCGAACTGCTCGCGATCGAGCCCCGGCCTGTCACTGCGCCGGAGCCGCGCCGGCCGGTCCAGGGCCCGAAGGCACCAGCCCACGCCGGCGCCGCGAGTGCCGCGACCGCCCAGGGGGCTTCGGCTGCCAGGCCGGCCGCCGCGACGGCGCCGCTGCGCCGGCTGGTCGTGATCGCGCCCGCCCGGTTGACGCCGGCCCAGCTGTCGCGACCGTCCGAGCCGGGGCCGACCTGCCAGCTCGGCGCGTCACCGCCGATGGCCGGGCCGCGTCACTCGCCACGGCCGGGTCGGCACCGTCGCCGGCCAGGCAGCGCCGCCAGCGGCCGGGGAGCGTACGCGCCGATCGTCCCCACGACCTCGACGCGGCGCCCGCCCCGCGCCGGCGGACGGTCCACCGGGCCCGGAACGGGTCTGCGACGCCGCGCCAGTCAGGCCTGCCCCGCTGATGGTCTGCCTGTCCACGGCGTGACCGTGCCGCTCTGGCGGAGCTAG
- the add gene encoding adenosine deaminase: MDYPEYLRKVPKVELHCHFEGTVRAATFADLARKHEVALPTDEVARLYDYDTIYEFLKIFGMVSSTLIDRADFARCAYESLEDGVRLGNLRYREMFFNPTLHTRRGIPMATVIDGLVDGIRAAETDFGVRCKLIADVYRQDAPELARQMVEEVLANRVDELIGLGMDGAEAPDPPEKFVEAYRAAKAGGLRLTSHASEDAPPVNITTCLDVLGCERIDHGYHILADTAVLNRCKDEGIYFTCCPTSTAVVYGWPDLTAHPIKDMVAAGLNVMLNSDDPTMFHTDLGREYVELCTALGYDQSTVRTLVLNGVDATWLDDTDKASLRTEFTGELDALDAALTGTDR, translated from the coding sequence ATGGACTATCCCGAGTACCTGCGCAAGGTGCCGAAGGTCGAGCTGCACTGCCACTTCGAGGGCACGGTCCGGGCGGCGACCTTCGCCGACCTGGCCCGCAAGCACGAGGTGGCGCTGCCGACGGACGAGGTGGCCCGGCTCTACGACTACGACACCATCTACGAGTTCCTGAAGATCTTCGGCATGGTGTCGTCGACGCTGATCGACCGGGCGGACTTCGCCCGATGCGCCTACGAGTCCCTCGAGGACGGGGTGCGGCTGGGCAACCTGCGGTACCGGGAGATGTTCTTCAACCCCACGCTGCACACCCGCCGTGGCATCCCGATGGCGACCGTCATCGACGGCCTGGTGGACGGCATCCGGGCGGCCGAGACCGACTTCGGCGTGCGCTGCAAGCTGATCGCCGACGTCTACCGGCAGGACGCGCCGGAGCTGGCCAGGCAGATGGTCGAGGAGGTGCTGGCGAACCGGGTCGACGAGCTGATCGGCCTGGGGATGGACGGCGCCGAGGCGCCCGACCCCCCGGAGAAGTTCGTCGAGGCCTACCGGGCGGCCAAGGCCGGCGGCCTGCGGCTGACCAGCCACGCCTCCGAGGACGCCCCGCCGGTGAACATCACCACCTGCCTGGACGTGCTCGGCTGCGAGCGGATCGACCACGGCTACCACATCCTGGCCGACACCGCCGTGCTGAACCGCTGCAAGGACGAGGGCATCTACTTCACCTGCTGCCCGACGTCGACCGCCGTCGTCTACGGCTGGCCGGACCTGACCGCGCATCCGATCAAGGACATGGTCGCCGCCGGCCTGAACGTCATGCTCAACTCGGACGACCCGACGATGTTCCACACCGACCTCGGCCGTGAGTATGTCGAGCTGTGCACAGCCCTCGGCTACGACCAGTCGACCGTCCGCACCCTTGTCCTCAACGGCGTGGACGCCACCTGGCTCGACGACACCGACAAGGCGTCGCTGCGCACCGAGTTCACAGGCGAGCTGGACGCACTCGACGCCGCCCTCACCGGCACGGACCGGTAG